From one Candidatus Caldatribacterium sp. genomic stretch:
- a CDS encoding sugar ABC transporter permease — MRRRRREKGNSFVIPAIFWVLAFTIFPLVYSFRVSLSKVLYGKLAGFAGASNYLRMFGDYRFWGTL; from the coding sequence ATGCGGAGAAGGCGGAGAGAAAAGGGTAATTCTTTTGTGATCCCTGCGATTTTCTGGGTCCTTGCTTTTACGATTTTCCCGCTGGTTTACTCTTTCCGGGTGAGCCTTTCTAAGGTGCTCTACGGGAAACTCGCAGGGTTTGCCGGAGCGAGCAATTACCTTCGGATGTTTGGCGATTACCGTTTCTGGGGTACACT